Proteins co-encoded in one Syngnathoides biaculeatus isolate LvHL_M chromosome 22, ASM1980259v1, whole genome shotgun sequence genomic window:
- the LOC133495925 gene encoding 5-hydroxytryptamine receptor 3A-like isoform X1: MKVPLIVLILSGVGGAPPGKVCSYQDVVDHLNLTSSNRAFHLTRPVLDHTRATLVELNMILYAIVGVVGGSFGEVVLKIASDVSTIMFSQIEKTQTFIPFLWTITSWTDERIFWDPDEFCGITEISLPTDLLWIPDIFIFEMVEKDNSQHNPYLLVKHDGTVLLDQDIRAVSVCMMDVHKFPFDTQRCNISLASAVFKYEQLRVIPVVNSSRATESTKALLHSQGEWEFLHLSVSSGNISFDDLVWDKLVYTFVIKRRPLLHVINFLLPILFFLCLDLASYFIPEHHGEKLGFKVTVLLAISVLLLILNDILPSTSNRTPLIATYCIVIFALMLLSLLETITVAYLTEGRSSEKLACCGRGKREKDPTDEADSEEIRQTDGCASSKEKPQKLLPALPEFYSNREEKKTSPGSSLLLHHKGHQGRVQVLIRGLHHVHSLCRLPPDPACHCRCRLCVGVGRLQLPGCLEPPGPEPKQRAFLHDAARQELQEADSRVPGGAAVRHP; the protein is encoded by the exons ATGAAAGTGCCGCTTATTGTCCTCATCCTCTCAG GTGTGGGAGGGGCCCCCCCGGGCAAGGTGTGCAGCTACCAGGACGTGGTGGACCACCTGAACCTGACCTCAAGCAACAGGGCTTTCCATCTGACGAGGCCGGTCCTGGACCACACGCGTGCCACCCTGGTGGAGCTCAACATGATCCTGTACGCCATCGTGGGTGTGGTAGGTGGCTCGTTTGGAGAGGTCGTGCTGAAAATCGCCAGTGACGTTTCGACAATCATGTTTTCGCAGATCGAGAAGACGCAAACCTTCATTCCGTTCCTGTGGACGATAACG TCCTGGACGGATGAACGCATTTTTTGGGACCCGGATGAGTTTTGCGGGATCACGGAAATTTCCCTTCCCACCGACCTGCTGTGGATCCCCGACATCTTCATCTTTGAGAT GGTGGAGAAAGACAACTCGCAACACAACCCTTACCTGTTGGTCAAGCACGACGGGACCGTCCTGCTGGATCAGGACATCCGGGCGGTCAGCGTGTGCATGATGGACGTGCACAAGTTCCCCTTCGACACGCAGCGGTGCAACATATCGCTGGCGTCTGCGGTTTTCAAGT ATGAGCAGCTGCGCGTCATCCCGGTGGTGAACTCGTCGCGGGCTACAGAGTCCACCAAAGCCCTGCTCCATTCCCAGGGGGAGTGGGAGTTCCTCCATTTGTCCGTGAGCAGCGGCAACATCAGCTTCGACGACCTGGTGTGGGACAAGCTGGTGTACACG TTTGTCATCAAGAGGCGACCCCTGCTGCACGTCATCAACTTCCTGTTGCCCATCctcttcttcctgtgcctggACCTGGCCTCCTACTTCATCCCGGAGCACCACGGGGAAAAATTGGGCTTCAAGGTGACCGTGCTGCTCGCCATCTCCGtgctgctgctcatcctcaaCGACATCCTGCCTTCCACGTCGAACAGGACGCCGCTCATAG CCACCTACTGCATCGTCATCTTCGCCCTGATGCTTCTCAGCCTCCTCGAGACCATCACGGTGGCCTACCTGACCGAGGGCCGCTCGTCGGAGAAGCTGGCGTGTTGCGGCAGGGGCAAACGGGAAAAGGACCCGACCGACGAGGCCGACTCGG AAGAGATACGACAGACCGACGGGTGCGCGTCGAGCAAAGAGAAACCGCAGAAGCTGCTGCCTGCATTACCGGAG TTTTACAGTaatagggaagaaaaaaaaacctcgccTGGGTCgtccctcctcctccatcatAAAGGACACCAGGGAAGAGTCCAAGTACTGATCCGAGGACTTCATCATGTTCACAGCCTTTGTCGTCTCCCTCCTGATCCTGCCTG CCACTGCCGCTGCCGCCTTTGCGTCGGAGTCGGACGGCTGCAGTTACCAGGATGTCTTGAACCACCTGGGCCTGAACCGAAGCAACGAGCTTTTCTCCATGACGCGGCCCGTCAAGAACTACAAGAAGCCGACTCACGTGTCCCTGGAGGTGCTGCTGTACGCCATCCTTAA
- the LOC133495925 gene encoding 5-hydroxytryptamine receptor 3A-like isoform X2, whose protein sequence is MKVPLIVLILSGVGGAPPGKVCSYQDVVDHLNLTSSNRAFHLTRPVLDHTRATLVELNMILYAIVGVVGGSFGEVVLKIASDVSTIMFSQIEKTQTFIPFLWTITSWTDERIFWDPDEFCGITEISLPTDLLWIPDIFIFEMVEKDNSQHNPYLLVKHDGTVLLDQDIRAVSVCMMDVHKFPFDTQRCNISLASAVFKYEQLRVIPVVNSSRATESTKALLHSQGEWEFLHLSVSSGNISFDDLVWDKLVYTFVIKRRPLLHVINFLLPILFFLCLDLASYFIPEHHGEKLGFKVTVLLAISVLLLILNDILPSTSNRTPLIATYCIVIFALMLLSLLETITVAYLTEGRSSEKLACCGRGKREKDPTDEADSEIRQTDGCASSKEKPQKLLPALPEFYSNREEKKTSPGSSLLLHHKGHQGRVQVLIRGLHHVHSLCRLPPDPACHCRCRLCVGVGRLQLPGCLEPPGPEPKQRAFLHDAARQELQEADSRVPGGAAVRHP, encoded by the exons ATGAAAGTGCCGCTTATTGTCCTCATCCTCTCAG GTGTGGGAGGGGCCCCCCCGGGCAAGGTGTGCAGCTACCAGGACGTGGTGGACCACCTGAACCTGACCTCAAGCAACAGGGCTTTCCATCTGACGAGGCCGGTCCTGGACCACACGCGTGCCACCCTGGTGGAGCTCAACATGATCCTGTACGCCATCGTGGGTGTGGTAGGTGGCTCGTTTGGAGAGGTCGTGCTGAAAATCGCCAGTGACGTTTCGACAATCATGTTTTCGCAGATCGAGAAGACGCAAACCTTCATTCCGTTCCTGTGGACGATAACG TCCTGGACGGATGAACGCATTTTTTGGGACCCGGATGAGTTTTGCGGGATCACGGAAATTTCCCTTCCCACCGACCTGCTGTGGATCCCCGACATCTTCATCTTTGAGAT GGTGGAGAAAGACAACTCGCAACACAACCCTTACCTGTTGGTCAAGCACGACGGGACCGTCCTGCTGGATCAGGACATCCGGGCGGTCAGCGTGTGCATGATGGACGTGCACAAGTTCCCCTTCGACACGCAGCGGTGCAACATATCGCTGGCGTCTGCGGTTTTCAAGT ATGAGCAGCTGCGCGTCATCCCGGTGGTGAACTCGTCGCGGGCTACAGAGTCCACCAAAGCCCTGCTCCATTCCCAGGGGGAGTGGGAGTTCCTCCATTTGTCCGTGAGCAGCGGCAACATCAGCTTCGACGACCTGGTGTGGGACAAGCTGGTGTACACG TTTGTCATCAAGAGGCGACCCCTGCTGCACGTCATCAACTTCCTGTTGCCCATCctcttcttcctgtgcctggACCTGGCCTCCTACTTCATCCCGGAGCACCACGGGGAAAAATTGGGCTTCAAGGTGACCGTGCTGCTCGCCATCTCCGtgctgctgctcatcctcaaCGACATCCTGCCTTCCACGTCGAACAGGACGCCGCTCATAG CCACCTACTGCATCGTCATCTTCGCCCTGATGCTTCTCAGCCTCCTCGAGACCATCACGGTGGCCTACCTGACCGAGGGCCGCTCGTCGGAGAAGCTGGCGTGTTGCGGCAGGGGCAAACGGGAAAAGGACCCGACCGACGAGGCCGACTCGG AGATACGACAGACCGACGGGTGCGCGTCGAGCAAAGAGAAACCGCAGAAGCTGCTGCCTGCATTACCGGAG TTTTACAGTaatagggaagaaaaaaaaacctcgccTGGGTCgtccctcctcctccatcatAAAGGACACCAGGGAAGAGTCCAAGTACTGATCCGAGGACTTCATCATGTTCACAGCCTTTGTCGTCTCCCTCCTGATCCTGCCTG CCACTGCCGCTGCCGCCTTTGCGTCGGAGTCGGACGGCTGCAGTTACCAGGATGTCTTGAACCACCTGGGCCTGAACCGAAGCAACGAGCTTTTCTCCATGACGCGGCCCGTCAAGAACTACAAGAAGCCGACTCACGTGTCCCTGGAGGTGCTGCTGTACGCCATCCTTAA
- the LOC133495925 gene encoding 5-hydroxytryptamine receptor 3A-like isoform X5, whose product MKVPLIVLILSGVGGAPPGKVCSYQDVVDHLNLTSSNRAFHLTRPVLDHTRATLVELNMILYAIVGVVGGSFGEVVLKIASDVSTIMFSQIEKTQTFIPFLWTITSWTDERIFWDPDEFCGITEISLPTDLLWIPDIFIFEMVEKDNSQHNPYLLVKHDGTVLLDQDIRAVSVCMMDVHKFPFDTQRCNISLASAVFKYEQLRVIPVVNSSRATESTKALLHSQGEWEFLHLSVSSGNISFDDLVWDKLVYTFVIKRRPLLHVINFLLPILFFLCLDLASYFIPEHHGEKLGFKVTVLLAISVLLLILNDILPSTSNRTPLIATYCIVIFALMLLSLLETITVAYLTEGRSSEKLACCGRGKREKDPTDEADSEIRQTDGCASSKEKPQKLLPALPEGNGSAPGAESRLLLLVVDELKELQRTLSAHASCKKDGKKFARLAGKINKVFFFFYLTAATLFLCLLYLDWSS is encoded by the exons ATGAAAGTGCCGCTTATTGTCCTCATCCTCTCAG GTGTGGGAGGGGCCCCCCCGGGCAAGGTGTGCAGCTACCAGGACGTGGTGGACCACCTGAACCTGACCTCAAGCAACAGGGCTTTCCATCTGACGAGGCCGGTCCTGGACCACACGCGTGCCACCCTGGTGGAGCTCAACATGATCCTGTACGCCATCGTGGGTGTGGTAGGTGGCTCGTTTGGAGAGGTCGTGCTGAAAATCGCCAGTGACGTTTCGACAATCATGTTTTCGCAGATCGAGAAGACGCAAACCTTCATTCCGTTCCTGTGGACGATAACG TCCTGGACGGATGAACGCATTTTTTGGGACCCGGATGAGTTTTGCGGGATCACGGAAATTTCCCTTCCCACCGACCTGCTGTGGATCCCCGACATCTTCATCTTTGAGAT GGTGGAGAAAGACAACTCGCAACACAACCCTTACCTGTTGGTCAAGCACGACGGGACCGTCCTGCTGGATCAGGACATCCGGGCGGTCAGCGTGTGCATGATGGACGTGCACAAGTTCCCCTTCGACACGCAGCGGTGCAACATATCGCTGGCGTCTGCGGTTTTCAAGT ATGAGCAGCTGCGCGTCATCCCGGTGGTGAACTCGTCGCGGGCTACAGAGTCCACCAAAGCCCTGCTCCATTCCCAGGGGGAGTGGGAGTTCCTCCATTTGTCCGTGAGCAGCGGCAACATCAGCTTCGACGACCTGGTGTGGGACAAGCTGGTGTACACG TTTGTCATCAAGAGGCGACCCCTGCTGCACGTCATCAACTTCCTGTTGCCCATCctcttcttcctgtgcctggACCTGGCCTCCTACTTCATCCCGGAGCACCACGGGGAAAAATTGGGCTTCAAGGTGACCGTGCTGCTCGCCATCTCCGtgctgctgctcatcctcaaCGACATCCTGCCTTCCACGTCGAACAGGACGCCGCTCATAG CCACCTACTGCATCGTCATCTTCGCCCTGATGCTTCTCAGCCTCCTCGAGACCATCACGGTGGCCTACCTGACCGAGGGCCGCTCGTCGGAGAAGCTGGCGTGTTGCGGCAGGGGCAAACGGGAAAAGGACCCGACCGACGAGGCCGACTCGG AGATACGACAGACCGACGGGTGCGCGTCGAGCAAAGAGAAACCGCAGAAGCTGCTGCCTGCATTACCGGAG GGCAACGGCAGCGCGCCGGGCGCAGAGTCTCGGCTTTTGCTGCTGGTCGTGGACGAGCTGAAGGAGCTGCAGCGGACGCTGAGCGCGCACGCGAGTTGCAAGAAAGACGGCAAAAAGTTTGCGCGCTTGGCCGGCAAAATCAacaaagtcttcttcttcttctacctgACCGCCGCCACGCTCTTTCTTTGCCTCCTCTACCTGGACTGGAGCAGTTAG
- the LOC133495925 gene encoding 5-hydroxytryptamine receptor 3A-like isoform X8 yields MKVPLIVLILSGVGGAPPGKVCSYQDVVDHLNLTSSNRAFHLTRPVLDHTRATLVELNMILYAIVGVIEKTQTFIPFLWTITSWTDERIFWDPDEFCGITEISLPTDLLWIPDIFIFEMVEKDNSQHNPYLLVKHDGTVLLDQDIRAVSVCMMDVHKFPFDTQRCNISLASAVFKYEQLRVIPVVNSSRATESTKALLHSQGEWEFLHLSVSSGNISFDDLVWDKLVYTFVIKRRPLLHVINFLLPILFFLCLDLASYFIPEHHGEKLGFKVTVLLAISVLLLILNDILPSTSNRTPLIATYCIVIFALMLLSLLETITVAYLTEGRSSEKLACCGRGKREKDPTDEADSEEIRQTDGCASSKEKPQKLLPALPEGNGSAPGAESRLLLLVVDELKELQRTLSAHASCKKDGKKFARLAGKINKVFFFFYLTAATLFLCLLYLDWSS; encoded by the exons ATGAAAGTGCCGCTTATTGTCCTCATCCTCTCAG GTGTGGGAGGGGCCCCCCCGGGCAAGGTGTGCAGCTACCAGGACGTGGTGGACCACCTGAACCTGACCTCAAGCAACAGGGCTTTCCATCTGACGAGGCCGGTCCTGGACCACACGCGTGCCACCCTGGTGGAGCTCAACATGATCCTGTACGCCATCGTGGGTGTG ATCGAGAAGACGCAAACCTTCATTCCGTTCCTGTGGACGATAACG TCCTGGACGGATGAACGCATTTTTTGGGACCCGGATGAGTTTTGCGGGATCACGGAAATTTCCCTTCCCACCGACCTGCTGTGGATCCCCGACATCTTCATCTTTGAGAT GGTGGAGAAAGACAACTCGCAACACAACCCTTACCTGTTGGTCAAGCACGACGGGACCGTCCTGCTGGATCAGGACATCCGGGCGGTCAGCGTGTGCATGATGGACGTGCACAAGTTCCCCTTCGACACGCAGCGGTGCAACATATCGCTGGCGTCTGCGGTTTTCAAGT ATGAGCAGCTGCGCGTCATCCCGGTGGTGAACTCGTCGCGGGCTACAGAGTCCACCAAAGCCCTGCTCCATTCCCAGGGGGAGTGGGAGTTCCTCCATTTGTCCGTGAGCAGCGGCAACATCAGCTTCGACGACCTGGTGTGGGACAAGCTGGTGTACACG TTTGTCATCAAGAGGCGACCCCTGCTGCACGTCATCAACTTCCTGTTGCCCATCctcttcttcctgtgcctggACCTGGCCTCCTACTTCATCCCGGAGCACCACGGGGAAAAATTGGGCTTCAAGGTGACCGTGCTGCTCGCCATCTCCGtgctgctgctcatcctcaaCGACATCCTGCCTTCCACGTCGAACAGGACGCCGCTCATAG CCACCTACTGCATCGTCATCTTCGCCCTGATGCTTCTCAGCCTCCTCGAGACCATCACGGTGGCCTACCTGACCGAGGGCCGCTCGTCGGAGAAGCTGGCGTGTTGCGGCAGGGGCAAACGGGAAAAGGACCCGACCGACGAGGCCGACTCGG AAGAGATACGACAGACCGACGGGTGCGCGTCGAGCAAAGAGAAACCGCAGAAGCTGCTGCCTGCATTACCGGAG GGCAACGGCAGCGCGCCGGGCGCAGAGTCTCGGCTTTTGCTGCTGGTCGTGGACGAGCTGAAGGAGCTGCAGCGGACGCTGAGCGCGCACGCGAGTTGCAAGAAAGACGGCAAAAAGTTTGCGCGCTTGGCCGGCAAAATCAacaaagtcttcttcttcttctacctgACCGCCGCCACGCTCTTTCTTTGCCTCCTCTACCTGGACTGGAGCAGTTAG
- the LOC133495925 gene encoding 5-hydroxytryptamine receptor 3A-like isoform X3 yields MKVPLIVLILSGVGGAPPGKVCSYQDVVDHLNLTSSNRAFHLTRPVLDHTRATLVELNMILYAIVGVIEKTQTFIPFLWTITSWTDERIFWDPDEFCGITEISLPTDLLWIPDIFIFEMVEKDNSQHNPYLLVKHDGTVLLDQDIRAVSVCMMDVHKFPFDTQRCNISLASAVFKYEQLRVIPVVNSSRATESTKALLHSQGEWEFLHLSVSSGNISFDDLVWDKLVYTFVIKRRPLLHVINFLLPILFFLCLDLASYFIPEHHGEKLGFKVTVLLAISVLLLILNDILPSTSNRTPLIATYCIVIFALMLLSLLETITVAYLTEGRSSEKLACCGRGKREKDPTDEADSEEIRQTDGCASSKEKPQKLLPALPEFYSNREEKKTSPGSSLLLHHKGHQGRVQVLIRGLHHVHSLCRLPPDPACHCRCRLCVGVGRLQLPGCLEPPGPEPKQRAFLHDAARQELQEADSRVPGGAAVRHP; encoded by the exons ATGAAAGTGCCGCTTATTGTCCTCATCCTCTCAG GTGTGGGAGGGGCCCCCCCGGGCAAGGTGTGCAGCTACCAGGACGTGGTGGACCACCTGAACCTGACCTCAAGCAACAGGGCTTTCCATCTGACGAGGCCGGTCCTGGACCACACGCGTGCCACCCTGGTGGAGCTCAACATGATCCTGTACGCCATCGTGGGTGTG ATCGAGAAGACGCAAACCTTCATTCCGTTCCTGTGGACGATAACG TCCTGGACGGATGAACGCATTTTTTGGGACCCGGATGAGTTTTGCGGGATCACGGAAATTTCCCTTCCCACCGACCTGCTGTGGATCCCCGACATCTTCATCTTTGAGAT GGTGGAGAAAGACAACTCGCAACACAACCCTTACCTGTTGGTCAAGCACGACGGGACCGTCCTGCTGGATCAGGACATCCGGGCGGTCAGCGTGTGCATGATGGACGTGCACAAGTTCCCCTTCGACACGCAGCGGTGCAACATATCGCTGGCGTCTGCGGTTTTCAAGT ATGAGCAGCTGCGCGTCATCCCGGTGGTGAACTCGTCGCGGGCTACAGAGTCCACCAAAGCCCTGCTCCATTCCCAGGGGGAGTGGGAGTTCCTCCATTTGTCCGTGAGCAGCGGCAACATCAGCTTCGACGACCTGGTGTGGGACAAGCTGGTGTACACG TTTGTCATCAAGAGGCGACCCCTGCTGCACGTCATCAACTTCCTGTTGCCCATCctcttcttcctgtgcctggACCTGGCCTCCTACTTCATCCCGGAGCACCACGGGGAAAAATTGGGCTTCAAGGTGACCGTGCTGCTCGCCATCTCCGtgctgctgctcatcctcaaCGACATCCTGCCTTCCACGTCGAACAGGACGCCGCTCATAG CCACCTACTGCATCGTCATCTTCGCCCTGATGCTTCTCAGCCTCCTCGAGACCATCACGGTGGCCTACCTGACCGAGGGCCGCTCGTCGGAGAAGCTGGCGTGTTGCGGCAGGGGCAAACGGGAAAAGGACCCGACCGACGAGGCCGACTCGG AAGAGATACGACAGACCGACGGGTGCGCGTCGAGCAAAGAGAAACCGCAGAAGCTGCTGCCTGCATTACCGGAG TTTTACAGTaatagggaagaaaaaaaaacctcgccTGGGTCgtccctcctcctccatcatAAAGGACACCAGGGAAGAGTCCAAGTACTGATCCGAGGACTTCATCATGTTCACAGCCTTTGTCGTCTCCCTCCTGATCCTGCCTG CCACTGCCGCTGCCGCCTTTGCGTCGGAGTCGGACGGCTGCAGTTACCAGGATGTCTTGAACCACCTGGGCCTGAACCGAAGCAACGAGCTTTTCTCCATGACGCGGCCCGTCAAGAACTACAAGAAGCCGACTCACGTGTCCCTGGAGGTGCTGCTGTACGCCATCCTTAA
- the LOC133495925 gene encoding 5-hydroxytryptamine receptor 3A-like isoform X4 → MKVPLIVLILSGVGGAPPGKVCSYQDVVDHLNLTSSNRAFHLTRPVLDHTRATLVELNMILYAIVGVVGGSFGEVVLKIASDVSTIMFSQIEKTQTFIPFLWTITSWTDERIFWDPDEFCGITEISLPTDLLWIPDIFIFEMVEKDNSQHNPYLLVKHDGTVLLDQDIRAVSVCMMDVHKFPFDTQRCNISLASAVFKYEQLRVIPVVNSSRATESTKALLHSQGEWEFLHLSVSSGNISFDDLVWDKLVYTFVIKRRPLLHVINFLLPILFFLCLDLASYFIPEHHGEKLGFKVTVLLAISVLLLILNDILPSTSNRTPLIATYCIVIFALMLLSLLETITVAYLTEGRSSEKLACCGRGKREKDPTDEADSEEIRQTDGCASSKEKPQKLLPALPEGNGSAPGAESRLLLLVVDELKELQRTLSAHASCKKDGKKFARLAGKINKVFFFFYLTAATLFLCLLYLDWSS, encoded by the exons ATGAAAGTGCCGCTTATTGTCCTCATCCTCTCAG GTGTGGGAGGGGCCCCCCCGGGCAAGGTGTGCAGCTACCAGGACGTGGTGGACCACCTGAACCTGACCTCAAGCAACAGGGCTTTCCATCTGACGAGGCCGGTCCTGGACCACACGCGTGCCACCCTGGTGGAGCTCAACATGATCCTGTACGCCATCGTGGGTGTGGTAGGTGGCTCGTTTGGAGAGGTCGTGCTGAAAATCGCCAGTGACGTTTCGACAATCATGTTTTCGCAGATCGAGAAGACGCAAACCTTCATTCCGTTCCTGTGGACGATAACG TCCTGGACGGATGAACGCATTTTTTGGGACCCGGATGAGTTTTGCGGGATCACGGAAATTTCCCTTCCCACCGACCTGCTGTGGATCCCCGACATCTTCATCTTTGAGAT GGTGGAGAAAGACAACTCGCAACACAACCCTTACCTGTTGGTCAAGCACGACGGGACCGTCCTGCTGGATCAGGACATCCGGGCGGTCAGCGTGTGCATGATGGACGTGCACAAGTTCCCCTTCGACACGCAGCGGTGCAACATATCGCTGGCGTCTGCGGTTTTCAAGT ATGAGCAGCTGCGCGTCATCCCGGTGGTGAACTCGTCGCGGGCTACAGAGTCCACCAAAGCCCTGCTCCATTCCCAGGGGGAGTGGGAGTTCCTCCATTTGTCCGTGAGCAGCGGCAACATCAGCTTCGACGACCTGGTGTGGGACAAGCTGGTGTACACG TTTGTCATCAAGAGGCGACCCCTGCTGCACGTCATCAACTTCCTGTTGCCCATCctcttcttcctgtgcctggACCTGGCCTCCTACTTCATCCCGGAGCACCACGGGGAAAAATTGGGCTTCAAGGTGACCGTGCTGCTCGCCATCTCCGtgctgctgctcatcctcaaCGACATCCTGCCTTCCACGTCGAACAGGACGCCGCTCATAG CCACCTACTGCATCGTCATCTTCGCCCTGATGCTTCTCAGCCTCCTCGAGACCATCACGGTGGCCTACCTGACCGAGGGCCGCTCGTCGGAGAAGCTGGCGTGTTGCGGCAGGGGCAAACGGGAAAAGGACCCGACCGACGAGGCCGACTCGG AAGAGATACGACAGACCGACGGGTGCGCGTCGAGCAAAGAGAAACCGCAGAAGCTGCTGCCTGCATTACCGGAG GGCAACGGCAGCGCGCCGGGCGCAGAGTCTCGGCTTTTGCTGCTGGTCGTGGACGAGCTGAAGGAGCTGCAGCGGACGCTGAGCGCGCACGCGAGTTGCAAGAAAGACGGCAAAAAGTTTGCGCGCTTGGCCGGCAAAATCAacaaagtcttcttcttcttctacctgACCGCCGCCACGCTCTTTCTTTGCCTCCTCTACCTGGACTGGAGCAGTTAG
- the LOC133495925 gene encoding 5-hydroxytryptamine receptor 3A-like isoform X7 translates to MILYAIVGVVGGSFGEVVLKIASDVSTIMFSQIEKTQTFIPFLWTITSWTDERIFWDPDEFCGITEISLPTDLLWIPDIFIFEMVEKDNSQHNPYLLVKHDGTVLLDQDIRAVSVCMMDVHKFPFDTQRCNISLASAVFKYEQLRVIPVVNSSRATESTKALLHSQGEWEFLHLSVSSGNISFDDLVWDKLVYTFVIKRRPLLHVINFLLPILFFLCLDLASYFIPEHHGEKLGFKVTVLLAISVLLLILNDILPSTSNRTPLIATYCIVIFALMLLSLLETITVAYLTEGRSSEKLACCGRGKREKDPTDEADSEEIRQTDGCASSKEKPQKLLPALPEFYSNREEKKTSPGSSLLLHHKGHQGRVQVLIRGLHHVHSLCRLPPDPACHCRCRLCVGVGRLQLPGCLEPPGPEPKQRAFLHDAARQELQEADSRVPGGAAVRHP, encoded by the exons ATGATCCTGTACGCCATCGTGGGTGTGGTAGGTGGCTCGTTTGGAGAGGTCGTGCTGAAAATCGCCAGTGACGTTTCGACAATCATGTTTTCGCAGATCGAGAAGACGCAAACCTTCATTCCGTTCCTGTGGACGATAACG TCCTGGACGGATGAACGCATTTTTTGGGACCCGGATGAGTTTTGCGGGATCACGGAAATTTCCCTTCCCACCGACCTGCTGTGGATCCCCGACATCTTCATCTTTGAGAT GGTGGAGAAAGACAACTCGCAACACAACCCTTACCTGTTGGTCAAGCACGACGGGACCGTCCTGCTGGATCAGGACATCCGGGCGGTCAGCGTGTGCATGATGGACGTGCACAAGTTCCCCTTCGACACGCAGCGGTGCAACATATCGCTGGCGTCTGCGGTTTTCAAGT ATGAGCAGCTGCGCGTCATCCCGGTGGTGAACTCGTCGCGGGCTACAGAGTCCACCAAAGCCCTGCTCCATTCCCAGGGGGAGTGGGAGTTCCTCCATTTGTCCGTGAGCAGCGGCAACATCAGCTTCGACGACCTGGTGTGGGACAAGCTGGTGTACACG TTTGTCATCAAGAGGCGACCCCTGCTGCACGTCATCAACTTCCTGTTGCCCATCctcttcttcctgtgcctggACCTGGCCTCCTACTTCATCCCGGAGCACCACGGGGAAAAATTGGGCTTCAAGGTGACCGTGCTGCTCGCCATCTCCGtgctgctgctcatcctcaaCGACATCCTGCCTTCCACGTCGAACAGGACGCCGCTCATAG CCACCTACTGCATCGTCATCTTCGCCCTGATGCTTCTCAGCCTCCTCGAGACCATCACGGTGGCCTACCTGACCGAGGGCCGCTCGTCGGAGAAGCTGGCGTGTTGCGGCAGGGGCAAACGGGAAAAGGACCCGACCGACGAGGCCGACTCGG AAGAGATACGACAGACCGACGGGTGCGCGTCGAGCAAAGAGAAACCGCAGAAGCTGCTGCCTGCATTACCGGAG TTTTACAGTaatagggaagaaaaaaaaacctcgccTGGGTCgtccctcctcctccatcatAAAGGACACCAGGGAAGAGTCCAAGTACTGATCCGAGGACTTCATCATGTTCACAGCCTTTGTCGTCTCCCTCCTGATCCTGCCTG CCACTGCCGCTGCCGCCTTTGCGTCGGAGTCGGACGGCTGCAGTTACCAGGATGTCTTGAACCACCTGGGCCTGAACCGAAGCAACGAGCTTTTCTCCATGACGCGGCCCGTCAAGAACTACAAGAAGCCGACTCACGTGTCCCTGGAGGTGCTGCTGTACGCCATCCTTAA